A genome region from Arachidicoccus soli includes the following:
- the plsX gene encoding phosphate acyltransferase PlsX — protein sequence MPNINIGLDMMGGDYAPSEAVKGLALYLNNNSNQSSVLCIGNEAEVTPLLESYDIATDKRVTIIHAEDVIGYNEPPTKALKEKTQSSISIGFKLLASGQIDAFISAGNTGAMMVGAMYSIKAVEGVLRPTIPTLVPKLNGGTGILLDVGLNSDCKPEQLNQFALMGSEYAKNILDIPNARVGLLNVGEEEGKGNILCQATYPLLKENTQINFCGNIEGRDLFKDNADVVVCDGFTGNVVLKMAESIYEIAAFRQMENDEFFHRFHYENYGGTPVLGINKPVIIGHGISNDKAFKNMIIQAESMIGSDFCEKIKRVFTS from the coding sequence ATGCCCAACATCAACATTGGATTAGATATGATGGGTGGCGATTACGCACCATCTGAAGCGGTAAAAGGCTTGGCTCTTTACCTCAATAATAATTCCAATCAGAGTTCGGTATTGTGTATTGGCAATGAAGCAGAGGTAACCCCTTTGCTGGAAAGTTATGATATTGCTACTGACAAAAGAGTGACTATCATTCACGCCGAAGATGTCATTGGTTATAATGAACCTCCTACCAAAGCTTTAAAAGAAAAGACACAATCTTCTATTTCTATAGGATTTAAACTTTTGGCTTCTGGCCAGATTGATGCATTTATCAGTGCGGGTAATACCGGTGCTATGATGGTAGGTGCTATGTATTCTATAAAAGCAGTTGAAGGAGTTCTCCGACCTACCATCCCTACTCTTGTTCCAAAATTAAATGGCGGAACCGGGATTTTGTTGGATGTTGGGTTGAATTCTGATTGCAAACCGGAGCAATTGAATCAGTTTGCTTTAATGGGTAGCGAGTATGCAAAGAATATTTTGGATATTCCTAATGCGCGGGTGGGACTTCTGAATGTCGGCGAAGAAGAAGGTAAAGGCAATATTTTGTGTCAAGCCACTTACCCCTTGCTAAAAGAAAATACGCAAATTAATTTCTGTGGCAATATTGAAGGCCGTGACCTCTTTAAGGATAATGCAGATGTTGTAGTGTGTGATGGCTTTACTGGAAATGTAGTGCTGAAAATGGCCGAATCTATCTATGAAATTGCAGCGTTTAGACAAATGGAAAATGATGAATTCTTTCATCGCTTTCATTATGAAAACTATGGTGGGACGCCGGTTTTAGGGATAAATAAACCCGTAATAATTGGTCATGGGATTAGTAACGATAAAGCGTTTAAAAACATGATTATTCAAGCAGAAAGTATGATTGGATCTGATTTCTGTGAAAAAATAAAAAGGGTATTTACTTCATAG
- the porX gene encoding T9SS response regulator signal transducer PorX, whose amino-acid sequence MTNAKIFWVDDEIESLTSQKLFLEQKGYEVATYTNGFEAIEAIKQHQPDIVLLDESMPGISGLETLSEIKAKFPLIPVVLITKNETENLMEEAIGSKISDYLIKPVNPNQVLLSLKKILDNKRLIAEKTVTDYQQEFRQLFTAVNDNPDYNGWMDIYKKLVFWELEMEKSNSPEMQEILHTQKQDANAEFFKFISKNYLSWIGDKVTDKPVMSNNLLKEKVLPLLEENVPIFFILIDNLRFDQWKIMQPLFADLFKIVNEDSYYSILPTATQYCRNAIFSGMMPSEIEKKFPNHWKNDEEEGGKNLYEEDFLSSFMGRLQKKDLKFSYTKVVTNHEAQHLVGHIHDMLNNDLNVIVYNFVDMLSHSRTELEVMKELAGDEIGYRSITKSWFEHSSLKQALRKIADKKIKLVITTDHGSVQVRTPYKVVGDKQTTSNLRYKHGRNLNFNVKDVLAFKNPRDAGLPSPNVNSSFVFAKEDGYLCYPNNYNYYVNYFKNTFQHGGVSLEEMIVPVIQMESK is encoded by the coding sequence ATGACTAACGCTAAAATATTTTGGGTTGATGATGAAATCGAGAGTTTGACGTCCCAAAAATTATTTTTAGAACAGAAGGGATATGAAGTTGCAACTTATACCAATGGATTTGAAGCTATTGAAGCCATCAAACAACATCAACCAGATATTGTTTTGTTAGATGAATCAATGCCTGGTATAAGTGGACTGGAAACTTTATCAGAAATAAAGGCGAAGTTTCCCTTGATTCCTGTGGTCTTAATCACAAAAAACGAGACCGAAAATTTGATGGAGGAAGCAATTGGAAGTAAGATTTCTGATTATTTGATTAAACCAGTCAATCCAAACCAAGTATTACTTTCCCTCAAGAAAATTTTGGATAATAAACGCTTGATTGCGGAAAAAACAGTGACTGATTACCAGCAGGAATTTCGCCAATTATTTACGGCGGTTAATGATAACCCGGATTACAACGGATGGATGGATATTTATAAAAAATTAGTGTTTTGGGAGTTAGAAATGGAGAAGAGCAATAGTCCGGAGATGCAGGAAATACTCCATACACAAAAGCAAGATGCAAATGCTGAGTTTTTTAAATTTATATCTAAAAATTATCTTAGCTGGATAGGAGATAAGGTGACCGATAAACCGGTGATGAGTAATAATTTATTGAAAGAAAAAGTTTTGCCATTATTGGAAGAGAATGTGCCAATATTTTTCATTTTAATTGATAATCTGCGTTTCGATCAATGGAAAATAATGCAACCGCTTTTCGCAGATCTTTTTAAAATTGTAAATGAAGACAGCTATTATAGTATTCTTCCTACCGCTACACAATATTGTCGTAACGCAATTTTTTCCGGGATGATGCCCTCAGAAATTGAGAAAAAATTTCCGAATCATTGGAAGAATGATGAAGAAGAAGGAGGTAAGAATTTGTACGAAGAAGATTTTTTATCTTCATTTATGGGCAGGCTTCAAAAGAAGGATCTTAAATTTAGTTATACCAAAGTTGTCACCAATCATGAGGCACAACATTTGGTTGGACATATTCATGATATGTTGAATAATGATTTAAATGTTATTGTTTACAACTTTGTTGATATGCTTAGTCATTCACGTACCGAATTAGAGGTAATGAAAGAATTGGCGGGAGATGAAATCGGCTATCGGAGTATTACTAAAAGTTGGTTTGAGCACAGCTCCTTAAAACAAGCTTTGAGAAAAATAGCAGATAAAAAAATAAAGCTGGTAATTACCACCGATCACGGAAGTGTTCAAGTGCGTACTCCTTACAAGGTTGTTGGAGACAAGCAAACGACAAGTAATTTACGCTATAAACATGGGCGGAATCTAAATTTTAATGTTAAAGATGTATTGGCCTTTAAAAATCCTCGAGATGCCGGGTTACCTTCACCGAACGTAAATTCTTCTTTTGTATTTGCCAAAGAAGATGGGTATTTGTGTTATCCAAACAATTATAATTATTATGTCAATTATTTTAAAAATACTTTTCAACATGGAGGTGTAAGTTTGGAGGAAATGATTGTACCTGTGATACAAATGGAAAGTAAATGA
- a CDS encoding GNAT family N-acetyltransferase, whose amino-acid sequence MMDIKTFTSQPTVTDKDLEQLPNFLFEHLEEYGDNITAIKKAIDYALGNESPGGYVFLVVDNDLLVAAAVVNKTGMKEYIPENILVYIATHKNCRGKGIGKQLMKEILGSVKGDIALHVEPQNPAKKLYEKFGFINKYLEMRFINK is encoded by the coding sequence ATGATGGATATAAAAACTTTCACCTCACAGCCAACTGTGACCGATAAAGATTTGGAACAATTACCCAATTTCCTATTTGAACATTTAGAGGAATACGGTGATAATATAACAGCCATAAAGAAAGCTATTGATTACGCTTTGGGCAATGAATCTCCAGGGGGATATGTATTTTTAGTAGTAGATAATGATCTGTTGGTAGCTGCGGCGGTTGTCAATAAGACCGGAATGAAAGAATATATTCCGGAAAATATCTTGGTGTATATTGCCACACATAAAAATTGCCGTGGAAAAGGTATTGGCAAACAATTAATGAAAGAAATACTGGGTAGCGTAAAAGGTGATATTGCATTGCATGTAGAACCACAAAACCCTGCAAAAAAATTATACGAAAAATTTGGGTTCATTAATAAGTACTTGGAAATGCGATTTATCAATAAATAA
- the rpmF gene encoding 50S ribosomal protein L32 codes for MPNPKRRHSQQRSAKRRTHYVAQEVTLSKDGTTGETHLRHRAHVSEGKLYYKGKLVAEKAPLKA; via the coding sequence ATGCCAAATCCTAAACGCAGACATTCACAACAACGCAGTGCTAAAAGAAGAACGCATTATGTTGCCCAAGAAGTAACATTGAGTAAAGATGGTACTACTGGTGAAACTCACTTACGCCATCGTGCGCATGTAAGCGAAGGTAAATTGTATTACAAAGGAAAACTTGTTGCGGAAAAAGCGCCATTAAAAGCCTAG
- a CDS encoding TerC/Alx family metal homeostasis membrane protein, protein MNHTTIVYITFGIVLVIALALDLGLMSKRGKEITIKAAMLQTIFWIGLSLAFWAFVWVENGTEHATKYISAYLMEWSLSIDNIFVFILIFSAFKIKKSDMGRALLIGILLAIIFRVIFIAVGIGLIDRFHWIMYIFGIFLLYTGIKLFFQKESHDSNPQDSRFFKWIQKVLPFSQAEPKGKYWIKENGKRMFTILTLVVIVLAVTDIAFALDSIPTVVSLVKDSAEATFSRTDIMIIYSSNIFAVLGLRSLFFLLRGAANKFTYLQQGIAVILVFIGAKMLIEFFKIHIPIFISLGVIVLCVGLSILISLLKPPSPTK, encoded by the coding sequence ATGAATCATACGACTATTGTATATATCACATTCGGAATTGTATTAGTCATTGCGTTAGCACTTGATCTTGGCTTAATGAGTAAGAGGGGTAAAGAAATTACCATCAAAGCAGCCATGCTACAAACCATTTTTTGGATTGGCCTTTCCCTTGCTTTTTGGGCCTTTGTATGGGTAGAAAATGGAACCGAGCACGCTACCAAATACATTAGCGCTTATTTGATGGAATGGAGTTTGAGTATCGATAATATTTTTGTATTCATACTTATTTTCAGTGCTTTTAAAATAAAGAAAAGCGACATGGGTCGCGCCTTGCTCATTGGCATTTTGCTCGCTATTATATTTCGGGTGATTTTCATTGCTGTTGGTATTGGACTGATTGATCGATTCCATTGGATAATGTACATATTTGGTATATTTCTTTTATATACAGGCATCAAACTTTTCTTTCAAAAAGAGTCCCATGACTCAAATCCACAAGATTCTAGATTCTTTAAATGGATACAAAAGGTATTGCCTTTTAGTCAAGCAGAGCCAAAAGGGAAATATTGGATAAAGGAAAATGGCAAACGAATGTTTACCATTCTTACACTGGTCGTAATCGTACTTGCAGTTACAGATATTGCATTTGCATTAGATAGTATTCCAACAGTTGTTTCCTTGGTCAAAGACAGTGCAGAAGCTACCTTTAGTAGAACAGATATTATGATTATTTATTCAAGTAATATCTTCGCTGTACTTGGTTTACGTAGCTTATTTTTTTTATTAAGGGGTGCCGCCAATAAATTCACTTATTTGCAACAAGGTATTGCTGTAATTTTAGTTTTTATAGGTGCAAAGATGTTGATAGAATTCTTTAAAATTCATATCCCTATTTTCATCTCTCTTGGTGTAATAGTATTGTGTGTAGGCCTGAGTATTCTAATTTCCCTGTTAAAGCCCCCATCACCGACAAAGTAA
- a CDS encoding DoxX family membrane protein has product MNKNIVLRVAQIIFAIPFLFFGINHLVMGSQMAGMVPISPATFWVYFTGIAQILAAVAFIINVQAKLAAYLLALFLLIVIVSIHLPAAFKDFASGSTMLVKDIGLLGGTLLVAAAHNKKRKTI; this is encoded by the coding sequence ATGAACAAGAATATAGTACTCCGTGTTGCCCAAATTATTTTTGCCATACCTTTCTTGTTTTTTGGCATTAATCATTTAGTAATGGGAAGTCAAATGGCAGGAATGGTGCCTATTTCTCCCGCTACTTTTTGGGTTTACTTTACCGGTATTGCCCAGATTTTAGCCGCAGTCGCTTTTATCATTAATGTACAAGCAAAATTAGCCGCTTACTTGTTAGCCTTGTTTTTGTTGATAGTTATTGTAAGCATTCATTTGCCCGCAGCCTTTAAAGACTTTGCAAGTGGTTCTACAATGCTTGTAAAAGACATAGGTTTATTGGGAGGCACATTGTTAGTTGCTGCTGCCCATAATAAAAAGAGGAAGACTATATAG
- a CDS encoding cysteine desulfurase family protein: protein MIYLDYNATTPVDERVLNEMLPYFSQQFGNAASAHPYGFDSKKAVDITREKIAQKLHCEAQEIIFTSGATESINLAIKGVFEMYAEKGNHIITVATEHKAVLDTCNNIANKGGEITYLSVDKNGLINLDELRKAIQPSTILIAVMYANNETGVIQPVKEIGEIAKENNILFFSDATQAVGKTEINVMEENIDLLCFSGHKIYAPKGIGGLYIRRKNPRVALAEQINGGGHERGWRSGTLNVPSIVALGKAINLFSKEENIYIKNLRDQLERGLLQIEGASLNGDVTKRMFNVSNVSFANINGKMLIADVTKEIAVSSGSACSSASVEPSHVLEAMEVEEQLARSSVRFSLGRFTSKEEIDFTIHFVQETVKKLRSINHSTL, encoded by the coding sequence ATGATTTATCTCGACTACAATGCCACTACACCCGTCGATGAAAGGGTTTTAAACGAAATGCTCCCTTACTTTTCGCAACAGTTCGGCAATGCAGCAAGTGCGCACCCTTATGGATTTGATAGTAAAAAAGCGGTTGATATTACCAGAGAAAAAATAGCCCAAAAATTGCATTGTGAAGCGCAGGAAATTATTTTTACTTCGGGGGCAACGGAAAGCATTAACCTCGCAATAAAAGGAGTATTTGAAATGTATGCCGAAAAAGGCAATCATATTATTACGGTTGCTACTGAGCATAAAGCCGTTTTAGATACTTGCAATAACATAGCAAATAAGGGTGGGGAAATAACTTATCTTTCTGTAGATAAAAATGGGCTGATTAATTTAGACGAACTAAGAAAAGCTATTCAACCTTCAACAATTTTAATCGCTGTAATGTACGCCAATAATGAAACCGGCGTCATTCAACCGGTAAAAGAAATAGGGGAAATAGCCAAAGAAAATAATATACTTTTCTTCTCTGATGCCACGCAGGCCGTAGGAAAAACAGAGATAAATGTAATGGAAGAAAATATTGATTTGCTTTGTTTTTCCGGGCATAAAATATATGCCCCTAAAGGTATAGGCGGTTTATATATACGTCGAAAAAATCCCAGAGTAGCATTGGCCGAACAAATAAACGGGGGTGGTCACGAACGAGGTTGGCGCAGTGGGACACTCAATGTGCCGTCAATAGTTGCTTTAGGAAAAGCAATCAATTTATTCTCTAAAGAAGAAAATATCTATATCAAAAATCTGCGCGATCAATTAGAAAGGGGGTTGTTGCAAATCGAAGGAGCTTCATTGAATGGAGATGTAACGAAAAGGATGTTTAATGTAAGTAATGTTTCTTTTGCAAATATAAATGGGAAAATGTTGATTGCAGATGTAACAAAAGAAATAGCCGTTTCCAGTGGCTCTGCCTGCAGTTCCGCATCAGTAGAACCAAGCCATGTGCTGGAAGCGATGGAAGTAGAGGAACAACTCGCCAGAAGTTCAGTTCGTTTTAGCTTGGGAAGATTTACTTCAAAAGAAGAGATAGATTTCACTATTCATTTCGTACAAGAAACTGTCAAGAAATTAAGATCTATTAACCATTCAACACTTTAA
- a CDS encoding YceD family protein produces MNNQRAYEIAFVGLKPGVHTFDYKVNDKFFNDYGQQDFNNCDVSVKLTLEKNTSLLLLKFDIAGTVNVLCDRCANTIIKDLWDEFNMVIKMVENPDEMNNQEEDPDIYYIKYSESHLHIADWIYEFVNLSIPAQRDCGEDEEGGSKCNPEVLKKLDQMKADAQASTHNVWKDLDRLKDLDKEADLN; encoded by the coding sequence ATGAATAACCAAAGAGCATACGAAATAGCATTTGTGGGCTTAAAACCAGGTGTTCATACTTTCGATTATAAGGTAAATGACAAGTTCTTTAATGATTACGGGCAGCAAGATTTTAATAATTGTGATGTGAGTGTAAAACTTACTTTAGAAAAGAACACCTCACTACTCTTATTAAAATTTGATATCGCTGGTACAGTAAATGTACTTTGCGATCGTTGCGCCAATACGATTATAAAAGATCTTTGGGATGAATTCAATATGGTTATAAAAATGGTAGAGAACCCTGATGAAATGAACAATCAGGAGGAGGACCCGGATATTTATTATATTAAGTATAGTGAAAGTCATTTACATATTGCCGATTGGATTTACGAGTTTGTGAATTTAAGTATTCCGGCACAAAGAGATTGCGGTGAGGATGAAGAAGGGGGATCGAAATGTAATCCGGAAGTATTGAAAAAATTGGATCAAATGAAAGCAGATGCTCAAGCGTCTACACATAATGTTTGGAAAGATTTAGACAGATTGAAAGACTTGGATAAAGAAGCCGATTTGAATTAA
- the clpB gene encoding ATP-dependent chaperone ClpB: MNPNNYTIKAQELIQGAQQLAFDNNDLNIETNHLLKALINEKDSSIEFLLKKNDSNISYILSKLDESIERLPKAASGEPAQQVGRELNNTLLRANKDIKQFGDEFINPEHLLLAILEGSDDSAKILKDAGLTEKGLIAAIKDLRKSGNVNSQTATQQFNALQKYSKNLNELAQAGKLDPVIGRDEEIRRTLHILSRRSKNNPILVGEPGVGKTAIAEGLAHRIVNGDVPENLKSKIIFALDMGLLIAGAKYKGEFEERLKAVIKEVAESNGEIILFIDEIHTLVGAGGGDGAMDAANILKPALARGELRAIGATTLAEYQKFFEKDKALERRFQKVLVDEPTIEDAVSILRGLKERYEAHHHVLIKDEAIIAAVELSNRYITDRFLPDKAIDLIDESAAKLRLEMNSMPEELDELERRIRQLEIEREAIKRENDKTKLKELNTTIGNLMVERDTYKAKWQQEKEIVEKVQNAKAEIEQLKLKAEKAEREGDYGQVAEIRYGKTKEQQEIIDKYTKELSAISEKRLLKEEVDAEDIAENVARATGIPVSRMLQSEKEKLLHLENHLHERVVGQEDAIVAVSDAIRRSRAGLSDPRKPIGSFIFLGTTGVGKTELAKALAEFLFDDESMMTRIDMSEYQEKHSVSRLVGAPPGYVGYDEGGQLTEAVRRKPYSVVLFDEIEKAHPDVFNVLLQVLDDGHLTDNKGRTVNFKNTIIIMTSNIGSHLIQEAFETHAKDIEKADEVAKNDVMELLKETIRPEFLNRIDEIIMFHPLLKKEIRNIIHIQLKQLKKQIAQNGIQIDFSDYVIDYLAENGYDVQFGARPLKRFIQKSIVNTLSKKILAGEINRDHPVLVDVFDGIVVFRNEHPEELEKKNK; this comes from the coding sequence ATGAATCCAAATAATTATACGATTAAGGCGCAAGAATTGATACAAGGCGCACAACAGTTGGCTTTTGATAATAATGACCTTAATATTGAAACCAATCATTTGCTCAAAGCACTCATCAATGAAAAAGATAGTTCGATTGAGTTTTTGTTGAAAAAGAATGACAGTAATATATCCTACATTCTATCCAAGTTAGACGAAAGCATAGAACGCCTACCTAAGGCTGCCAGCGGTGAACCTGCACAACAAGTTGGTCGAGAATTGAACAATACTTTACTGCGTGCAAATAAAGACATAAAACAATTTGGCGATGAGTTTATCAACCCCGAGCATTTATTATTGGCCATTTTAGAAGGGTCGGATGATAGTGCCAAGATCTTAAAAGATGCAGGTCTTACAGAAAAAGGTTTGATTGCTGCGATTAAGGATCTGCGCAAAAGCGGGAATGTGAACTCACAAACTGCTACACAGCAGTTTAATGCGCTACAGAAATACTCCAAAAATCTGAATGAATTAGCGCAAGCAGGAAAACTCGATCCGGTAATTGGTCGCGACGAAGAAATTCGCAGAACCTTACATATTCTTTCTCGCAGAAGCAAAAACAATCCTATTCTTGTAGGCGAACCAGGTGTAGGTAAGACCGCAATTGCTGAAGGGTTGGCTCACAGAATAGTGAATGGCGATGTGCCTGAAAACCTTAAATCAAAAATAATATTTGCCTTAGATATGGGTCTCTTAATTGCAGGGGCTAAATACAAGGGTGAGTTTGAAGAAAGATTAAAAGCTGTAATAAAAGAAGTCGCTGAAAGTAATGGAGAAATCATTTTATTTATTGATGAAATACATACACTCGTCGGTGCCGGAGGCGGGGACGGAGCCATGGATGCAGCCAATATTTTAAAACCTGCCTTGGCCCGTGGAGAGTTACGTGCCATAGGCGCAACCACTCTTGCGGAGTACCAAAAATTCTTTGAAAAAGATAAAGCTTTAGAACGTCGCTTTCAAAAAGTTTTAGTAGATGAACCAACCATTGAAGATGCTGTTTCCATACTTCGCGGACTAAAAGAGCGCTACGAAGCACATCATCATGTTCTAATAAAAGATGAAGCAATAATTGCAGCTGTTGAACTTTCTAACCGTTACATTACGGATAGATTTTTACCCGATAAAGCAATTGATTTGATTGATGAAAGCGCCGCCAAACTTCGACTGGAGATGAATTCAATGCCGGAAGAATTAGATGAATTAGAGAGAAGAATCCGGCAGTTAGAAATTGAAAGAGAAGCTATTAAACGTGAAAACGATAAAACAAAATTAAAAGAACTAAATACCACTATTGGCAATTTGATGGTGGAGCGCGACACTTATAAGGCGAAGTGGCAGCAAGAAAAAGAAATTGTTGAAAAAGTGCAAAATGCCAAGGCCGAAATAGAACAGTTAAAGTTGAAAGCCGAAAAAGCAGAGCGAGAAGGAGATTATGGGCAAGTTGCCGAAATACGCTATGGTAAAACAAAAGAGCAGCAAGAAATTATTGATAAATACACCAAAGAATTGTCAGCTATCTCTGAAAAAAGGCTCTTGAAAGAAGAAGTAGATGCCGAAGATATTGCAGAAAATGTAGCACGTGCCACAGGTATTCCGGTAAGCAGAATGTTGCAAAGCGAAAAAGAAAAACTGCTGCATTTAGAGAATCATTTACACGAAAGAGTCGTCGGACAAGAAGATGCTATTGTTGCAGTTTCGGATGCGATACGCCGTAGTCGCGCTGGTTTAAGCGATCCAAGAAAACCCATTGGTTCTTTTATTTTTCTGGGAACGACTGGTGTAGGTAAAACAGAATTAGCCAAGGCTTTGGCCGAATTTCTTTTTGACGACGAGTCAATGATGACACGCATTGACATGAGTGAATACCAGGAGAAGCACAGTGTTTCGCGTTTAGTAGGTGCGCCTCCGGGATATGTGGGGTATGATGAGGGGGGTCAATTGACAGAAGCTGTTCGGCGCAAACCATATAGTGTAGTACTTTTCGATGAAATTGAGAAGGCACACCCTGATGTGTTTAATGTATTGTTGCAAGTTTTGGACGATGGGCATTTAACTGACAATAAAGGCCGCACAGTTAATTTTAAAAATACCATTATCATTATGACGAGCAACATCGGCAGCCATTTGATTCAAGAGGCATTTGAAACCCATGCCAAGGACATTGAAAAAGCGGATGAGGTAGCTAAAAATGATGTAATGGAATTGCTGAAGGAAACGATTCGTCCTGAATTCCTGAATAGAATTGATGAAATAATCATGTTCCATCCATTATTGAAAAAGGAAATCAGGAATATCATCCATATTCAATTGAAACAATTAAAAAAGCAAATCGCCCAAAATGGTATTCAAATTGACTTTAGTGATTATGTAATTGATTACCTAGCAGAAAACGGCTATGATGTTCAGTTTGGCGCGAGGCCACTAAAAAGATTTATTCAAAAATCAATTGTCAATACTTTAAGTAAGAAAATTCTGGCCGGCGAAATCAATAGAGACCATCCAGTATTAGTTGATGTGTTTGATGGTATCGTGGTCTTTAGAAATGAACACCCTGAAGAATTGGAGAAAAAGAATAAATAA
- a CDS encoding AIR synthase-related protein produces MSLYTQRGVSAQKEEVHQAIQNLDQGLYPYAFCKMYPDFIGSDDNFINIMHADGAGTKSILAYLYWKETGDSSVWKGIAQDAIAMNLDDLLCVGIYDNILFSSTIDRNKTQIPGEVLQIIINGTQAFFDEMKNYGVNIHYLGGETADVGDVVRTIAVNGTMSARQEKKKIISNEKITEGNVIVGFGSSGKANYETEYNSGLGSNGLTSARHDVLHKFYAKKYPETFEGTLPDEVVYIGEQKITDEIEIEGFGKITAGKLLLSPTRTYAPLMKILLQEQFEDINGVIHCSGGGQTKCMKYLPKNLKIVKDNLFDIPPIFKLIQKNSGADEKEMYQVFNMGHRLEIFTNENAAQKMITTANSLGIEAKIVGYTEASDKKELHLKTAAGWVSY; encoded by the coding sequence ATGAGTTTATATACCCAACGCGGCGTTTCTGCCCAAAAAGAAGAAGTTCATCAGGCTATTCAAAACCTGGATCAAGGTCTGTATCCTTATGCATTTTGCAAAATGTATCCAGATTTTATCGGTAGTGATGATAATTTTATCAATATTATGCATGCTGATGGTGCCGGCACCAAAAGTATCCTGGCTTATTTATATTGGAAAGAAACGGGCGACAGTTCTGTTTGGAAAGGCATTGCGCAAGATGCCATTGCCATGAACCTGGACGATTTGCTTTGTGTAGGTATTTATGACAATATACTTTTTTCCTCCACGATCGACCGTAACAAAACCCAAATTCCCGGAGAAGTTCTGCAAATTATCATCAACGGAACACAAGCATTTTTTGATGAAATGAAAAACTACGGCGTAAACATTCACTATCTCGGTGGCGAAACAGCAGACGTCGGCGACGTAGTACGTACGATAGCTGTAAACGGAACCATGAGCGCTAGACAAGAAAAGAAGAAAATTATCTCTAACGAAAAAATTACAGAAGGCAATGTAATTGTAGGTTTTGGCAGTTCGGGGAAAGCAAATTACGAAACTGAATATAACAGCGGTCTCGGCAGCAACGGGCTCACCAGTGCGCGCCATGACGTGTTGCATAAATTTTATGCGAAAAAATATCCGGAAACATTTGAAGGAACTTTACCTGATGAAGTAGTTTATATCGGCGAACAGAAAATAACTGATGAAATTGAAATTGAAGGATTTGGCAAAATTACCGCCGGGAAATTATTACTCTCGCCTACACGTACTTATGCACCTTTGATGAAAATTCTGTTGCAGGAGCAATTTGAAGATATCAATGGTGTAATACACTGCAGTGGTGGCGGGCAGACAAAATGCATGAAATACTTACCTAAAAATTTAAAAATTGTCAAAGACAATTTATTCGATATTCCACCTATTTTTAAATTGATACAAAAAAACTCCGGAGCCGATGAAAAAGAAATGTATCAAGTATTTAATATGGGACATCGCTTAGAAATATTTACGAATGAAAACGCTGCTCAAAAAATGATTACCACAGCGAATTCTTTGGGTATCGAAGCAAAAATTGTCGGTTATACGGAAGCTTCTGACAAAAAAGAATTGCATTTGAAAACTGCAGCAGGATGGGTTTCTTATTAA